In Anomaloglossus baeobatrachus isolate aAnoBae1 chromosome 3, aAnoBae1.hap1, whole genome shotgun sequence, one genomic interval encodes:
- the STX11 gene encoding syntaxin-11, whose product MKDRLSELLEYARLHSQYVESTDENIAQDIAMFETDHSLEVMYREIQLIRTENHLLKVEVKRLGKQTTRFLTSMRRLSSIKRDSNSIAKDIKLRGEGIHRRLQNLKNLSEDAESKHGENSVIARVSKSQYVTLTRAFQQAMVEYNEAEMVQRENCKIRIQRQLEIMGKDVSGNQIEDMIEQGKWDVFSENLLSDVKVARSALNEIETRHKELIKLETRIKEVHDLFLQMALLVEEQAETLNVVELNMEKVKDYVGAAKTQIKQAVEYKKKNPCRRMFCCCCPCCD is encoded by the coding sequence ATGAAGGACCGTCTGAGCGAGCTGTTGGAATATGCAAGACTTCACAGTCAATATGTTGAGAGTACTGATGAGAACATTGCCCAGGACATTGCTATGTTTGAAACTGACCATTCTTTAGAAGTCATGTACCGAGAAATACAACTCATTCGGACAGAAAACCATTTGTTAAAGGTTGAAGTGAAACGTTTGGGGAAGCAAACCACTCGCTTTCTTACTTCTATGCGTCGCCTTAGCAGCATAAAAAGAGACTCCAACAGTATCGCTAAAGATATTAAGCTACGCGGAGAAGGTATACACAGGAGACTCCAGAACCTCAAAAACCTCAGTGAAGATGCTGAAAGCAAGCATGGGGAAAATTCAGTCATCGCACGTGTGTCCAAATCTCAATATGTTACCCTTACACGTGCTTTCCAGCAAGCCATGGTTGAATACAATGAAGCTGAGATGGTTCAACGGGAGAACTGTAAAATTCGAATCCAACGTCAGCTTGAGATTATGGGGAAAGATGTTTCTGGAAACCAGATTGAAGATATGATTGAACAAGGGAAATGGGATGTCTTCTCTGAAAATCTACTTTCTGATGTTAAAGTTGCGCGATCGGCACTGAATGAAATAGAAACACGACACAAGGAGCTCATTAAGTTAGAGACCCGTATAAAAGAGGTCCATGATCTGTTCTTGCAGATGGCCTTACTAGTTGAAGAGCAGGCTGAGACTCTGAATGTTGTTGAATTAAACATGGAGAAAGTAAAAGATTATGTTGGGGCAGCAAAAACTCAAATCAAACAAGCTGTAGAGTACAAGAAAAAGAATCCATGCCGCAGGATGTTCTGTTGTTGTTGTCCTTGCTGTGACTGA